The following are encoded together in the Lathyrus oleraceus cultivar Zhongwan6 chromosome 3, CAAS_Psat_ZW6_1.0, whole genome shotgun sequence genome:
- the LOC127128370 gene encoding trihelix transcription factor ASR3 isoform X1 — protein MALDQPSLPSNPNSVDGDGNGNGTPPSSTVNGGEDGKPTARLPRWTRQEILVLIQGKSDAESRFKPGRNGSGFGSSEPKWALVSSYCKKHGVNRGPIQCRKRWSNLAGDYKKIKEWETQVRDETESFWLMRNDLRRERKLPGYFDREVYDILDSPSVAVAAAAAAAATVLPMAVSVSEAVGDEEVHIYDSNRKVSGEDGLFSDFEKDEVLVSSKDVHVPSPVPISEKQFLPPLSRCQGEGNAQGTNNEKQPASNPEMGSTSQGERKRKRLPTDEEDESLQSQLIDVLEKNGKMLSEQLEAQNINFQLDRQHQNDTASNIVAVLDKLANALGRIADKL, from the exons ATGGCTTTGGACCAACCCTCGTTACCTTCGAATCCTAACTCCGTTGATGGTGACGGGAACGGGAACGGGACGCCACCGTCCTCCACCGTGAATGGCGGCGAGGATGGGAAACCTACGGCGAGGCTACCGCGGTGGACGCGGCAGGAGATTCTGGTGCTTATACAGGGGAAGAGTGACGCGGAGAGCCGGTTCAAACCGGGTCGAAACGGTTCGGGGTTTGGTTCGAGTGAACCGAAATGGGCGTTGGTTTCGTCTTACTGTAAGAAGCACGGTGTGAACCGGGGGCCGATTCAGTGTCGGAAGCGGTGGAGTAATCTCGCCGGAGATTATAAGAAGATTAAGGAGTGGGAGACTCAGGTGAGAGATGAAACGGAGTCGTTTTGGTTGATGAGGAATGATTTGAGGAGAGAGAGGAAATTGCCGGGGTATTTTGATCGTGAGGTTTACGATATTCTTGATTCGCCGTCTGTGGCAGTGGCGGCAGCTGCCGCCGCGGCGGCGACGGTTCTTCCTATGGCTGTGTCGGTTTCGGAGGCGGTTGGTGATGAGGAGGTTCATATTTACGACAGTAATAGGAAAGTGAGTGGTGAAGATGGGTTATTCTCGGATTTTGAGAAGGATGAGGTTTTGGTTTCCTCCAAAGATGTTCATGTTCCTTCACCTGTTCCTATCTCAG AGAAGCAGTTTCTACCGCCCCTCAGTCGCTGCCAAGGAGAAGGCAATGCTCAAG GTACCAACAATGAGAAACAACCCGCCTCAAATCCAGAAATGGGTTCTACATCTCAAGGGGAACGGAAGCGGAAACGGCTTCCAACCGATGAAGAAGACGAATCCTTGCAAAGTCAGTTAATCGACGTGTTAGAGAAAAACGGCAAGATGCTAAGCGAACAACTAGAGGCTCAGAACATCAACTTCCAACTGGATCGCCAGCACCAGAACGACACTGCAAGTAACATAGTTgctgtgctcgataagcttgcAAATGCTCTTGGAAGAATTGCTGATAAATTGTAG
- the LOC127128370 gene encoding uncharacterized protein LOC127128370 isoform X2, which produces MALDQPSLPSNPNSVDGDGNGNGTPPSSTVNGGEDGKPTARLPRWTRQEILVLIQGKSDAESRFKPGRNGSGFGSSEPKWALVSSYCKKHGVNRGPIQCRKRWSNLAGDYKKIKEWETQVRDETESFWLMRNDLRRERKLPGYFDREVYDILDSPSVAVAAAAAAAATVLPMAVSVSEAVGDEEVHIYDSNRKVSGEDGLFSDFEKDEVLVSSKDVHVPSPVPISEKQFLPPLSRCQGEGNAQGQLLTQRHAGFCYCIWISIGLQRTAFFSSFCRSGLDWVPTMRNNPPQIQKWVLHLKGNGSGNGFQPMKKTNPCKVS; this is translated from the exons ATGGCTTTGGACCAACCCTCGTTACCTTCGAATCCTAACTCCGTTGATGGTGACGGGAACGGGAACGGGACGCCACCGTCCTCCACCGTGAATGGCGGCGAGGATGGGAAACCTACGGCGAGGCTACCGCGGTGGACGCGGCAGGAGATTCTGGTGCTTATACAGGGGAAGAGTGACGCGGAGAGCCGGTTCAAACCGGGTCGAAACGGTTCGGGGTTTGGTTCGAGTGAACCGAAATGGGCGTTGGTTTCGTCTTACTGTAAGAAGCACGGTGTGAACCGGGGGCCGATTCAGTGTCGGAAGCGGTGGAGTAATCTCGCCGGAGATTATAAGAAGATTAAGGAGTGGGAGACTCAGGTGAGAGATGAAACGGAGTCGTTTTGGTTGATGAGGAATGATTTGAGGAGAGAGAGGAAATTGCCGGGGTATTTTGATCGTGAGGTTTACGATATTCTTGATTCGCCGTCTGTGGCAGTGGCGGCAGCTGCCGCCGCGGCGGCGACGGTTCTTCCTATGGCTGTGTCGGTTTCGGAGGCGGTTGGTGATGAGGAGGTTCATATTTACGACAGTAATAGGAAAGTGAGTGGTGAAGATGGGTTATTCTCGGATTTTGAGAAGGATGAGGTTTTGGTTTCCTCCAAAGATGTTCATGTTCCTTCACCTGTTCCTATCTCAG AGAAGCAGTTTCTACCGCCCCTCAGTCGCTGCCAAGGAGAAGGCAATGCTCAAG GCCAATTGCTTACTCAACGCCACGCAGGTTTCTGCTATTGCATTTGGATTTCAATAGGATTGCAACGAACCGCCTTTTTTTCCAGCTTTTGTCGATCAGGACTTGATTGG GTACCAACAATGAGAAACAACCCGCCTCAAATCCAGAAATGGGTTCTACATCTCAAGGGGAACGGAAGCGGAAACGGCTTCCAACCGATGAAGAAGACGAATCCTTGCAAAGTCAGTTAA